Proteins co-encoded in one Sebastes fasciatus isolate fSebFas1 chromosome 11, fSebFas1.pri, whole genome shotgun sequence genomic window:
- the erich2 gene encoding glutamate-rich protein 2 isoform X2 — MSRLECLGKSFTGSQKQLAEEVPSAHAETRKPNDNVGKKTVTDKPRSLPARALPRSVQVSCQETQKSEIPSGKVLDTDECSPKESINTTPRVEEHTQSTAVPDEELKMKDLRKAPPSDSALTGGATRSLPPAEPLPTHEPNGEEEQTEEEDVEDEDVKAPVELIMEFLRAVMDRDFQPASKLCQMILIYEPDNPEASEFLPLIQKKLLEEQEAEQSTEEEEEEEEEEEDDDDDDNSDESGSDEESSQSSSSSSSSPPDDDEEEKKVNRHKPCPPSHISP, encoded by the exons ATGAGCAG GTTAGAGTGTTTGGGGAAATCCTTCACGGGTTCACAGAAACAG TTAGCAGAAGAAGTTCCCTCTGCTCATGCTGAGACACGCAAACCCAATG ACAACGTGGGGAAAAAGACAGTCACTGATAAACCTCG GAGTCTTCCTGCCCGAGCACTGCCTCGTTCTGTCCAG GTTTCTTGCCAGGAGACTCAGAAGTCTGAGATTCCGAGTGGGAAAGTGCTGGATACAGACG AGTGCTCACCAAAGGAATCCATCAACACAACACCAAG GGTTGAAGAACACACACAGTCGACAGCAGTGCCTGATGAAGAGCTGAAAATGAAAGACTTGAGGAAAGCACCGCCGTCAGACTCGGCACTAACAG GAGGAGCGACACGTTCTCTTCCACCAGCTGAGCCTCTCCCCACACATGAGCCAAATGGGGAGGAAGAACAGACCGAGGAAGAGGATGTGGAGGATGAAGACGTTAAGGCACCAGTGGAGCTGATAATGGAG ttccTCAGAGCTGTGATGGACAGAGACTTCCAGCCGGCCAGCAAACTGTGTCAGATGA TTCTCATCTACGAACCAGACAATCCTGAGGCCTCTGAGTTTCTCCCGCTGATCCAGAAGAAGCTGTTGGAGG AGCAAGAAGCAGAGCAGAGcactgaggaagaagaagaagaagaagaagaagaagaagatgatgatgatgatgacaactCAGATGAGTCTGGGAGCGATGAGGAGTCATCTcaaagctcctcctcctcctcctcctcaccaccagatgatgatgaagaagaaaagaaagtaaaCAGACACAAGCCGTGTCCTCCTTCTCACATTTCCCCCTAA
- the erich2 gene encoding glutamate-rich protein 2 isoform X1, whose translation MSRLECLGKSFTGSQKQLAEEVPSAHAETRKPNDNVGKKTVTDKPRRSLPARALPRSVQVSCQETQKSEIPSGKVLDTDECSPKESINTTPRVEEHTQSTAVPDEELKMKDLRKAPPSDSALTGGATRSLPPAEPLPTHEPNGEEEQTEEEDVEDEDVKAPVELIMEFLRAVMDRDFQPASKLCQMILIYEPDNPEASEFLPLIQKKLLEEQEAEQSTEEEEEEEEEEEDDDDDDNSDESGSDEESSQSSSSSSSSPPDDDEEEKKVNRHKPCPPSHISP comes from the exons ATGAGCAG GTTAGAGTGTTTGGGGAAATCCTTCACGGGTTCACAGAAACAG TTAGCAGAAGAAGTTCCCTCTGCTCATGCTGAGACACGCAAACCCAATG ACAACGTGGGGAAAAAGACAGTCACTGATAAACCTCG CAGGAGTCTTCCTGCCCGAGCACTGCCTCGTTCTGTCCAG GTTTCTTGCCAGGAGACTCAGAAGTCTGAGATTCCGAGTGGGAAAGTGCTGGATACAGACG AGTGCTCACCAAAGGAATCCATCAACACAACACCAAG GGTTGAAGAACACACACAGTCGACAGCAGTGCCTGATGAAGAGCTGAAAATGAAAGACTTGAGGAAAGCACCGCCGTCAGACTCGGCACTAACAG GAGGAGCGACACGTTCTCTTCCACCAGCTGAGCCTCTCCCCACACATGAGCCAAATGGGGAGGAAGAACAGACCGAGGAAGAGGATGTGGAGGATGAAGACGTTAAGGCACCAGTGGAGCTGATAATGGAG ttccTCAGAGCTGTGATGGACAGAGACTTCCAGCCGGCCAGCAAACTGTGTCAGATGA TTCTCATCTACGAACCAGACAATCCTGAGGCCTCTGAGTTTCTCCCGCTGATCCAGAAGAAGCTGTTGGAGG AGCAAGAAGCAGAGCAGAGcactgaggaagaagaagaagaagaagaagaagaagaagatgatgatgatgatgacaactCAGATGAGTCTGGGAGCGATGAGGAGTCATCTcaaagctcctcctcctcctcctcctcaccaccagatgatgatgaagaagaaaagaaagtaaaCAGACACAAGCCGTGTCCTCCTTCTCACATTTCCCCCTAA